From Megalobrama amblycephala isolate DHTTF-2021 linkage group LG8, ASM1881202v1, whole genome shotgun sequence, the proteins below share one genomic window:
- the LOC125273249 gene encoding odorant receptor 131-2-like — translation MNSTIWIVDSYEEALAKNIVIVCLALIINVINGMLVVTFFSSPMFSRDSRYILYIHLVINDMLMIFVSVILYVLSYASPLVNASVCCILVVLGSTTFMITPLNLAGMAIERFIAICKPLHHSQICTPQRTYIFLCLLWVLGAIPSLSDIIILFSIQPISSFRSLVLCYPFSLFPYKAHKDRTTASQVIYMSLVWIILIYTYCRVLFTARKAVSKGSANKARSTIMLHGVQLLLCMLSYIAPVLDMIVTPFFPFHRTKITFFNYLITNIIPRLLSPLIYGVRDQKFVKQMKEYFTCKVIIVRIVPSKF, via the coding sequence ATGAACTCAACGATCTGGATTGTGGATAGTTATGAAGAAGCTCTTGCTAAAAACATTGTGATTGTTTGCCTTGCTCTTATCATTAATGTCATTAACGGAATGTTAGTAGTGACTTTCTTCTCCAGTCCAATGTTTTCAAGAGACTCCagatacattttatacattcaCCTGGTAATCAATGACATGCTCATGATATTTGTATCAGTGATTTTATATGTGTTGTCCTATGCTTCACCACTTGTAAATGCTTCAGTGTGTTGCATATTGGTGGTTCTTGGTTCAACCACCTTTATGATCACTCCTTTGAATCTGGCTGGTATGGCCATAGAACGGTTCATTGCGATCTGTAAACCACTGCATCACTCTCAGATTTGCACTCCACAAAGGACCTACATCTTTTTATGCTTGCTATGGGTTTTAGGAGCTATACCTTCTCTGTCAgatatcattattttattttcaattcagcccaTATCTTCCTTCAGGTCTCTTGTACTTTGCTATCCATTCAGTTTGTTCCCTTATAAAGCCCACAAGGATCGCACCACTGCTTCACAAGTCATCTATATGTCTTTGGTGTGGATAATTCTCATTTATACTTATTGCAgagtcctgttcactgccagaAAGGCAGTTTCAAAGGGTTCAGCTAATAAGGCTCGGAGTACTATAATGTTACATGGTGTCCAGTTACTTCTTTGTATGCTTTCCTATATCGCTCCTGTTTTGGATATGATTGTCACTCCTTTCTTTCCTTTTCACAGAACTAAGATCACTTTCTTTAATTATCTAATCACAAATATTATACCAAGATTACTAAGTCCTTTGATATATGGTGTCCGAGACCAGAAGTTTGTGAAGCAAATGAAGGAATACTTTACTTGTAAAGTTATTATTGTAAGGATTGTGCCatcaaaattttga